The proteins below come from a single Dryobates pubescens isolate bDryPub1 chromosome 16, bDryPub1.pri, whole genome shotgun sequence genomic window:
- the ARSI gene encoding arylsulfatase I — protein sequence MAVYALTGFSLVSLLSFGYLSWDWMKPSLVADVATDPMEKSLPPTFSRPPHIIFILTDDQGYHDVGYHGSDIQTPTLDRLAAEGVKLENYYIQPICTPSRSQLITGRYQIHTGLQHSIIRPRQPNCLPLDQVTLPQKLQEAGYSTHMVGKWHLGFYKKECLPTRRGFDTFLGSLTGNVDYYTYDNCDGPGVCGYDLHEGEDVAWDQSGKYSTVLYAQRVSKILASRSPKEPIFIYVAFQAVHTPLQSPKEYLYRYRSMGNVARRKYAAMVTCMDEAVKNITWALKKYGYYDNSVIVFSTDNGGQTFSGGSNWPLRGRKGTYWEGGVRGIGFVHSPLIKRKRRTSWALVHITDWYPTLVSLARGNLSNVPGLDGYNVWPAISEGKESPRTEILHNIDPLYNHAKYGSLEDGFGIWNTAVQASIRVGEWKLLTGDPGYSDWIPPQTLTNFPGSWWNLERLTDGLKKSVWLFNITADPYERYDLSDQRPDVVKSLLLRLVHYNRTAIPVRYPAENPRAHPDFNGGAWGPWASEDDAEEWEGIGEPLKSRNKKKKCKICKLRSFFRKLNTRLMSNRI from the exons ATGGCTGTCTATGCCCTCACAGGCTTCTCGCTGGTCAGCCTGCTCAGCTTTGGTTACTTATCCTGGGACTGGATGAAGCCCAGTTTGGTGGCTGATGTGGCCACAGACCCCATGGAGAAATCGCTGCCTCCCACCTTCTCCAGGCCCCCCCACATCATCTTCATTCTGACCGATGACCAGGGCTACCACGACGTTGGGTATCACGGCTCTGATATCCAGACGCCAACGCTggacaggctggcagctgagggTGTCAAGCTGGAGAACTACTACATCCAGCCCATCTGCACCCCCTCCCGCAGCCAGCTGATCACTGGCAG GTACCAGATCCACACGGGGCTGCAGCACTCCATCATCCGTCCTCGGCAGCCCAACTGCCTGCCCCTCGACCAGGTCACCTTGCcccagaagctgcaggaggCCGGCTACTCCACACACATGGTGGGCAAGTGGCACCTCGGCTTCTACAAGAAGGAATGCCTGCCCACCCGCCGGGGCTTTGACACCTTCCTGGGCTCCCTGACGGGCAACGTGGACTACTACACCTACGACAACTGCGACGGGCCGGGCGTCTGCGGCTACGACCTGCACGAAGGGGAGGACGTGGCCTGGGACCAGAGCGGGAAGTACTCCACAGTCCTCTACGCCCAGCGAGTCAGCAAGATCCTGGCGTCCCGCAGCCCGAAGGAGCCCATCTTCATCTACGTGGCCTTCCAAGCGGTCCACACCCCGCTGCAGTCGCCCAAGGAGTACCTCTACCGCTACCGCTCCATGGGCAACGTCGCCCGCCGCAAGTACGCCGCCATGGTGACCTGCATGGACGAGGCGGTGAAGAACATCACCTGGGCCCTCAAGAAGTACGGCTACTACGACAACAGCGTCATCGTGTTCTCCACCGACAACGGCGGCCAGACCTTCTCCGGGGGCAGCAACTGGCCGCTGCGGGGCCGCAAGGGCACGTACTGGGAAGGGGGAGTCCGTGGCATCGGTTTCGTTCACAGTCCCCTGATCAAGCGCAAGCGCAGGACCAGCTGGGCGCTGGTCCACATCACGGACTGGTACCCGACTCTCGTCAGCCTGGCCAGGGGCAACCTGAGCAACGTGCCTGGCTTGGATGGTTACAACGTCTGGCCTGCCATCAGCGAGGGCAAGGAGTCGCCACGGACAGAAATCCTGCACAACATCGACCCCCTGTACAACCACGCCAAGTACGGCTCCTTGGAGGATGGCTTCGGCATCTGGAACACGGCCGTGCAAGCCTCCATCAGGGTTGGGGAGTGGAAGCTCCTCACTGGTGACCCCGGGTACAGCGACTGGATCCCTCCACAGACCCTGACCAacttcccagggagctggtggaaccTGGAGCGTCTCACCGACGGCCTGAAGAAGTCCGTGTGGCTCTTCAACATCACCGCCGACCCCTACGAGCGCTACGACCTCTCGGACCAGCGCCCAGATGTGGTCAaaagcctcctgctgaggtTGGTGCACTACAACCGGACGGCCATCCCTGTCAGGTACCCTGCAGAGAACCCCCGGGCTCACCCGGACTTCAACGGTGGTGCCTGGGGGCCTTGGGCCAGCGAGGACGATGCGGAGGAGTGGGAAGGCATTGGGGAACCCCTGAAGAGCaggaacaagaagaagaagtgcAAGATCTGCAAGCTGCGCTCCTTCTTCCGCAAGCTGAACACCAGGCTCATGTCCAACCGCATCTGA